A genome region from Cloacibacillus sp. includes the following:
- a CDS encoding type II toxin-antitoxin system RelB/DinJ family antitoxin produces the protein MGQATLSVRMDSEVKKEFDAFCADVGMNTSVAVNMFAKAVLRERRIPFEISDADPFYSKANMERLSAAAARMEARGGAVHELIEADDD, from the coding sequence ATGGGTCAGGCTACTTTGAGCGTTCGGATGGACAGCGAAGTAAAGAAGGAGTTCGACGCTTTTTGTGCGGACGTAGGGATGAATACCTCCGTCGCGGTAAATATGTTTGCGAAGGCTGTTCTGCGCGAACGGCGCATTCCTTTTGAGATTTCAGACGCCGATCCTTTTTACAGCAAGGCAAATATGGAGCGCCTGAGCGCTGCGGCGGCTCGGATGGAGGCACGCGGGGGCGCGGTTCACGAGCTGATAGAGGCGGATGATGATTAA